The window ctctattgtattattaatttttttatttggtatttttctttacGTTGATCccaaattttggtaaaaaaaaaaatggatgacTTCTATGACATACgagaaaaaaagtaagagaatTACATgctaatatttaaattacaaaaatagatGTGTAGTCCATCTAGCAAACAATATTCAAACACAACCctccaaatttaataaaaagaaaatattttaaatgactattatgaaaatatttataacaaaagtATCATTATCTATATGTGTTAGATTACAATAGACTACGTCaccaaatttaataaaaaatattattttaaatgacaaaacttttgaaaaagcaaaatatcacaatctataTGAGATAGATCACACGCTCCACTACACTAACctaatttgataaatacatGTAGTAGTCTATTGTGATATATGACGgtaaaataagttaatttggaaatcttaaaaaaaagtgataattTAAATGGATTTAAGTTATTTGTAAGATTTAAGGTTAGATTCATCATTATCACTCGgccagaaaagaaaatctgaaatttgaattcttaaaaccaaatgaagaaataaaattaaaattgagaaataagaaagatataaatttcatttataggGTTATTAGTTCCATGATGAGAAAGAACCAATCATagtaagaagaaaataaaaacccaaCTACacaacaattttagaaaaatttaaaaattaataaataagatttttttaattaaaataattaatttcgaAGTGACATCCAGAGCATATACAATCCAAGAAGAGTTTGGTTATTTTGGTTTCTTCCTCCATAGTTTCAtcaaattccattttttttttcatttcggACAGATGCCTTCATCTCCATTTCACTTCTATCTTTGATTTCcatttttgagttttttttttgctttatctGATTATGGAGGCGCCCTCCTTTGTTTCTAAAGCGAGGACTGCCTTTCATTCCGCAGCTGCTAAAGCGGAGCGAGTTTTCTTCGACTTTAAATCCGATCCATCAGGTTTGCACAATCTCATCCATTCTCTAAATTTGCTCCcttttttttagattcttcgtttcctttttttttttttcctaccCCCTATGATTTTCGGTCTCTGAATCGCTGAAGATTTTGATAAACAAGTGCATAAGGATCTGGTGAAACCACCCATCGACCAGACTTCTAAGAACCAAGATGAAATAAGGGTATGAttctgtttttcctttttctatgtTGACCCAGTTCCTTTTTATTGACTTATGTGCTTTTAATGCTCTTTGTTTTGATGTTCGTTGAATTTCATTATTGAAGCTGCTCATTCTTCAACGTTGTCATCAATTTTGCAGAATTCTAGCAATTGtgttgtagttttttttcGGTTTTTTCGAcatttcttttgaagaaagtaAGTTAGAGAGGAAATATGTTTTCAACgttcttttatttgaaatggGGTCAACTTCATGAGCTTAAGTGGATATCAGGTTGACCGGctgttttacattttgttgTACCTTATCACCATTCATACTTTCTTGTCATGTCTTTTATGGAATGTTGAAATGtctatttatattgttttcaaaaaaagtttCAGTGTTTATATGTCATCGGTAGAAGACAATTTCTGAAGCGAATGTTGTAAAATAATTGCGTTGTTTTTATGCAATGTGGGATGTTTTAGAGTCACAGTGAACCAAAGCACTCGAGGTGGAGACCGTCAAACATAGGGACAAAACAGGACTGGCAAGATAAGTTCAAAAACATTCGACTAGGAAAGAAAGCTGCTGAGGATactgaaaaagttgaaaatccAACCATGGCTGTACCATTTTATGATGAGAATCTGTACCTACTGAACatgaaaaatgatattgaAGCAAAGgtattaaatattcataacTATATAGTGTTTTCTGATGTATTTTGTCTTAACTTTTTATAATCTCTACTAAGTTACCTAGCATGTTGCGTAAGTGGATCCAACTTCCAATTATTGATATCACAcgtaattaattcttttactAGAGATAAAGGGTTTTACATACATTAGTAATTTGGAAAGAAGTAACCTTAATGCCTAAGCCTACCGATTAGGTAAGCTTGAAGAAAATCCCATAACATTTGTAAGTCCACAGGTATCTTCGACCGTTGTAGTCAATACATACAATGCCCTCAGAGGTGATGAGTCTGGAATTAATCATAatctttataatataatttagaaccgtcttgttaaataatttttttctcttatacTAACTTGTctcatatttatttagaatgCAGAAATAATTCCATCAGTTGAAAGTTTATGGACTACTGACAAAGATAGTATTCCTCCCCTTTCAGTTATTAAACAGTTGGCCACAGCTGTTGAGtgagtttcttttctttcacatttttgatattttgcttgaattcttttattttttcttagatTATTTGGTGGACCTTGCATTCTCACAATTATTTTCTAGGATAAAGAACGCCCTGGTACTTGGTTCTTGATTGTTGACTGTGCTCTCCTCTAACTATTTGACAAGCTTGCATCGCAAGTTGTTTCTGATACCTCAATATTCATACTCTTGACCTAGGGCTGGAAAGAAATCCAAGTCAATGAAGAGTTTGCTTGCTTCATCAGGAGATTCTTCACCTGCAAGGGAGAAGTCTGGGTTGAGTCTGTCTTCTGTTAGGGCATTAATGCTTCGTGAAAGGGAGGAAAAGAGTTCAACTGAATTTCGCCATGATGAGAGAATTCAATCTTTGATTTGTTCACTCTTTGATGCAGGTACATGCACATTCCAGGTGATTCATGATGGATTTACTTCAGGAAAAATCATATATTCTAGTAATTTCTTGCATATTTTGCCACATGGATCTTTCACTTCCATTGTAATATCTTCAAGATATGCGCAGAGGGAGTTTTTCTAAGAAGGTACTTTGACACTGCTTCAGAGGGCACATTTGTGACATCCCTTCCTAAAGATATTCATGGTGCTCCTCCAGATAGCCTTCTTGTTAAGATTTCTGAAGTTATAGGAAGCTTTAGAACTCTACGGAAAATGGCACTTTTTTGGTGCAGAATTGTTGATGAAGTGAGTTCACAATGTAGAACTTGACTTTGCTATCTAAGTAATGGTTACAAATCATGAAAATAATCTTTTTGTACTCGAAGCTTattgttcaaaattttgtagATACCTTTGACTTTACGTTCATAGAGTTTTcatgtttaatttgaatttgcaTGTGTTTTCTTATATCCGAGGACACTCGACCCTTTTTATGTCTGTAACTAATGAAGTTTATTTGGAATCGTTTTGTTATGCAGATGAGAAGATTCTGGTCAGAAGAACAATATCTACCTGGCATTCCAATAGATGAAATTCCAGATCTAAATTCATGTCTTCTATATCAGCGATTGCAGGTTATAAATTGTTGTGTCTCCCGCAAAAGACGCCATGAGATAGCAACTGACTCGATAGATGCTGCGCTACGGGAAGCGAGTTCAAATGCTGAATCAAAAACATCTGAAGTAACTATTCCTGGAAACACTCTTTTGTATGCGAGACTCAATAATGGGGAACTTGCACTTCGACTAGGTGCTGATTGCCCATTTGGTAACCATAAAATGTTGGAAACTGGAGAAGCAGTTTACTCTCCTGTTACACAGGTTAGGCTAATGGTACTGGATCATTTCTTCAGTGTTAAAGAATGCAAAGGTTTAATCATACCTATTTTTGGTGGACAGGAAGGACCTCTGCTAACAGAAGACGTCATTAAAGAAACGGAGGAGTTTGTTCTTCGAACTGGAAGGTATATTATTGCACCATGTTTTAGTCTTACCAGTATATCATTCAGTATTTCTGCTTGACGACTGCAAAACCTCCAATGTTCAGTGTGGGTGCTGGATGTTCTCAGCTTCTTTCAGACATGCAAGCTTTCAAGGTCTCTTTTACTGTCAATATTCGTTGTCCACCATATTGATTAACCATGTACTTAAGTTGTTCTGTGTTAGTAGACTAACTTTGCAGTTACTATTAATATAGGCTGCCAATCCTGGCTGTATCTTGGAAGATTTTGTAAGATGGCATTCCCCTCCTGATTGGACAGAACCTGAACCAAGTAATGATAGTATAGATTCTCCTGTTGGTAGTGATTCGAGAGGTCAACTTAGTAGTCGAATGCAAAAAGAAGGTATCGACCTCTATCTGATGCTCACCaccaattaattttgtcacaTTATGGCTGATATTTATCATAAATTGGAATTTGAATATTGGactaaatttgaagaattgccctgctatttaatttattattattatattattgttattttcaaaattagagcAATGAagctattaatttttttttagcttgCTTTGGCTATAGTTGTATGAATTAGGAATTTTCTTTGGGGGGATGAATGCAAGTGGGTCTGTGGTTCCTAGGTAAAATAGCCTTGTTATTCAGACTTGGAAGTTATGCCATGGACGCTCAGTTATATGAGTTCTGTTCATACCAGGTAATTTGTGGCTTGAACTATGGGAAACATCGAAACCAGTGCCTGCTGTTAAACAAACACCACTCTTTGATGAGGATTTGGTTGTGTAAGTTGAAGGAATTAAAAACTGGTTGCTGTTTATTAGAGATACTTGACAGATTTAGATCTTGAATCAGTGGCGACAAACTCTTGTATTGCAGGGAAGGTATTCTGAATGATTTGGAGGACTTGCCACCTTCTGAACTGTTTCAGCCGCTGTTCATTTCTTTAGTAAGTTGATAATTACCACACTTCTTCCTCTTGTCTTAAACTACTTACTAGTTACTGGGAAATGTGCATTATTTTATCTGTCATCTTGAAAAGTAACAATTCTAGGGAGATTGGGTCTCAAGAATGAAGCTCATCTTCCTGCAAAGTAATAAATCAGCTTCATCACTACTTTTATGTGGTTAAGGACAAACTGTGGCTTGTCCCTGGTCATGTAGAGTCATGTTTGCTTTTGAAGTGTTAGAAATTGATTCGATCGGTACCTCAGAGTTGGAATAGAAGTTGTACTGAAAAtatgaagcaaaaaaaaattcggTAAAATATCTCATGGAGTTAATAGCTTCAATAACTTGGACACCTCCCTCCTTACTCTTGAGGGAGCTCTAACCAAACAAccatacaattatttttctttcactctctcgtacttttttttttataaaacctCTCCTCTAgctaactaaataaaaaaagaaaaaagaaaattcgtAACTCAGTAGTTGCGAGCAGCTACAAAAAATTCGCTCAAACTCAATCATATCATGATCTGATGCTTTGTAAACTCTTGAGCAATCAATGTTTATTTgcatagtttatttatttattttcacc of the Cucumis sativus cultivar 9930 chromosome 3, Cucumber_9930_V3, whole genome shotgun sequence genome contains:
- the LOC101202869 gene encoding rab3 GTPase-activating protein catalytic subunit isoform X1, which translates into the protein MEAPSFVSKARTAFHSAAAKAERVFFDFKSDPSDFDKQVHKDLVKPPIDQTSKNQDEIRSHSEPKHSRWRPSNIGTKQDWQDKFKNIRLGKKAAEDTEKVENPTMAVPFYDENLYLLNMKNDIEAKNAEIIPSVESLWTTDKDSIPPLSVIKQLATAVEAGKKSKSMKSLLASSGDSSPAREKSGLSLSSVRALMLREREEKSSTEFRHDERIQSLICSLFDAGTCTFQICAEGVFLRRYFDTASEGTFVTSLPKDIHGAPPDSLLVKISEVIGSFRTLRKMALFWCRIVDEMRRFWSEEQYLPGIPIDEIPDLNSCLLYQRLQVINCCVSRKRRHEIATDSIDAALREASSNAESKTSEVTIPGNTLLYARLNNGELALRLGADCPFGNHKMLETGEAVYSPVTQEGPLLTEDVIKETEEFVLRTGSVGAGCSQLLSDMQAFKAANPGCILEDFVRWHSPPDWTEPEPSNDSIDSPVGSDSRGQLSSRMQKEGNLWLELWETSKPVPAVKQTPLFDEDLVVEGILNDLEDLPPSELFQPLFISLLGLGFIVAEAKLANNNNLSKLFYDCKGYVVATCQNSSWSNKVDDLCQVYETVETMMVNPEEILKAIKQPEESNMTASELKRRFKKLSLNFVGKDGQSRKSSPRNANSDESPSSTQPFSSFFDSKSSLFAKKPPKPETPSATPVENGWTFV
- the LOC101202869 gene encoding rab3 GTPase-activating protein catalytic subunit isoform X2 produces the protein MEAPSFVSKARTAFHSAAAKAERVFFDFKSDPSVHKDLVKPPIDQTSKNQDEIRSHSEPKHSRWRPSNIGTKQDWQDKFKNIRLGKKAAEDTEKVENPTMAVPFYDENLYLLNMKNDIEAKNAEIIPSVESLWTTDKDSIPPLSVIKQLATAVEAGKKSKSMKSLLASSGDSSPAREKSGLSLSSVRALMLREREEKSSTEFRHDERIQSLICSLFDAGTCTFQICAEGVFLRRYFDTASEGTFVTSLPKDIHGAPPDSLLVKISEVIGSFRTLRKMALFWCRIVDEMRRFWSEEQYLPGIPIDEIPDLNSCLLYQRLQVINCCVSRKRRHEIATDSIDAALREASSNAESKTSEVTIPGNTLLYARLNNGELALRLGADCPFGNHKMLETGEAVYSPVTQEGPLLTEDVIKETEEFVLRTGSVGAGCSQLLSDMQAFKAANPGCILEDFVRWHSPPDWTEPEPSNDSIDSPVGSDSRGQLSSRMQKEGNLWLELWETSKPVPAVKQTPLFDEDLVVEGILNDLEDLPPSELFQPLFISLLGLGFIVAEAKLANNNNLSKLFYDCKGYVVATCQNSSWSNKVDDLCQVYETVETMMVNPEEILKAIKQPEESNMTASELKRRFKKLSLNFVGKDGQSRKSSPRNANSDESPSSTQPFSSFFDSKSSLFAKKPPKPETPSATPVENGWTFV
- the LOC101202869 gene encoding uncharacterized protein LOC101202869 isoform X4, whose translation is MEAPSFVSKARTAFHSAAAKAERVFFDFKSDPSDFDKQVHKDLVKPPIDQTSKNQDEIRSHSEPKHSRWRPSNIGTKQDWQDKFKNIRLGKKAAEDTEKVENPTMAVPFYDENLYLLNMKNDIEAKNAEIIPSVESLWTTDKDSIPPLSVIKQLATAVEAGKKSKSMKSLLASSGDSSPAREKSGLSLSSVRALMLREREEKSSTEFRHDERIQSLICSLFDADMRRGSFSKKMRRFWSEEQYLPGIPIDEIPDLNSCLLYQRLQVINCCVSRKRRHEIATDSIDAALREASSNAESKTSEVTIPGNTLLYARLNNGELALRLGADCPFGNHKMLETGEAVYSPVTQEGPLLTEDVIKETEEFVLRTGSVGAGCSQLLSDMQAFKAANPGCILEDFVRWHSPPDWTEPEPSNDSIDSPVGSDSRGQLSSRMQKEGNLWLELWETSKPVPAVKQTPLFDEDLVVEGILNDLEDLPPSELFQPLFISLLGLGFIVAEAKLANNNNLSKLFYDCKGYVVATCQNSSWSNKVDDLCQVYETVETMMVNPEEILKAIKQPEESNMTASELKRRFKKLSLNFVGKDGQSRKSSPRNANSDESPSSTQPFSSFFDSKSSLFAKKPPKPETPSATPVENGWTFV
- the LOC101202869 gene encoding rab3 GTPase-activating protein catalytic subunit isoform X3 codes for the protein MEAPSFVSKARTAFHSAAAKAERVFFDFKSDPSDFDKQVHKDLVKPPIDQTSKNQDEIRSHSEPKHSRWRPSNIGTKQDWQDKFKNIRLGKKAAEDTEKVENPTMAVPFYDENLYLLNMKNDIEAKNAEIIPSVESLWTTDKDSIPPLSVIKQLATAVEAGKKSKSMKSLLASSGDSSPAREKSGLSLSSVRALMLREREEKSSTEFRHDERIQSLICSLFDAEGVFLRRYFDTASEGTFVTSLPKDIHGAPPDSLLVKISEVIGSFRTLRKMALFWCRIVDEMRRFWSEEQYLPGIPIDEIPDLNSCLLYQRLQVINCCVSRKRRHEIATDSIDAALREASSNAESKTSEVTIPGNTLLYARLNNGELALRLGADCPFGNHKMLETGEAVYSPVTQEGPLLTEDVIKETEEFVLRTGSVGAGCSQLLSDMQAFKAANPGCILEDFVRWHSPPDWTEPEPSNDSIDSPVGSDSRGQLSSRMQKEGNLWLELWETSKPVPAVKQTPLFDEDLVVEGILNDLEDLPPSELFQPLFISLLGLGFIVAEAKLANNNNLSKLFYDCKGYVVATCQNSSWSNKVDDLCQVYETVETMMVNPEEILKAIKQPEESNMTASELKRRFKKLSLNFVGKDGQSRKSSPRNANSDESPSSTQPFSSFFDSKSSLFAKKPPKPETPSATPVENGWTFV
- the LOC101202869 gene encoding rab3 GTPase-activating protein catalytic subunit isoform X5, with protein sequence MPSENAEIIPSVESLWTTDKDSIPPLSVIKQLATAVEAGKKSKSMKSLLASSGDSSPAREKSGLSLSSVRALMLREREEKSSTEFRHDERIQSLICSLFDAGTCTFQICAEGVFLRRYFDTASEGTFVTSLPKDIHGAPPDSLLVKISEVIGSFRTLRKMALFWCRIVDEMRRFWSEEQYLPGIPIDEIPDLNSCLLYQRLQVINCCVSRKRRHEIATDSIDAALREASSNAESKTSEVTIPGNTLLYARLNNGELALRLGADCPFGNHKMLETGEAVYSPVTQEGPLLTEDVIKETEEFVLRTGSVGAGCSQLLSDMQAFKAANPGCILEDFVRWHSPPDWTEPEPSNDSIDSPVGSDSRGQLSSRMQKEGNLWLELWETSKPVPAVKQTPLFDEDLVVEGILNDLEDLPPSELFQPLFISLLGLGFIVAEAKLANNNNLSKLFYDCKGYVVATCQNSSWSNKVDDLCQVYETVETMMVNPEEILKAIKQPEESNMTASELKRRFKKLSLNFVGKDGQSRKSSPRNANSDESPSSTQPFSSFFDSKSSLFAKKPPKPETPSATPVENGWTFV